Within the Gadus chalcogrammus isolate NIFS_2021 chromosome 15, NIFS_Gcha_1.0, whole genome shotgun sequence genome, the region ggagagaaaactaaagattaaggagatcaaAGACAGAGTAGAACTGAGCAAcaaagacgcagacagagagatagcccaTGGTGGGAAGGTCTTCACTGCTCTGATAGGCTGTGTTAGAAAGGGCCGGAATGAATTCAACCAAACGgttaaagagaaactgaaatccacagtgaaacgagctgaagacctcatcaaagagctggagcaggaaatagaagatctgaccaatagaagctcagaggtgaagcggctctcacacactgaagaccacctccacttcctccaggccttcaaatccctgaaggatcctccacccaccagggactggaccacagtggaggtccgtcctccgtcgtacctagggaccttgaggagatccctggatcagctggatgagacactgaacatggagatgaagaagctgcgtgatgatgctgaactgaagagggtccagcagtatgaagtagatgtgactctggatcctgatacagctcatccccagctcatcctgtctgagaatgggaaacaagtacgtgatggaggtgtgaggaagaaactcccagacaaccctaagagatttacaagGTATACAtttgttctcacgaggcagagcttctcctcatggagattttactttgaggtccaggttaaagacaagactgcatggggtttaggagtggccagagagtccatcgacagaaaagGTCTGACAGTGTGGACCCCTGAGATGGGTTACTGGACTCTTTCCTATAACAATGATGGGTTGATATTTAGTGATAACCCTTCTGTCCGTCTCCCCCTGAGAGCtgggctccagaaggtgggggtgtttgttgattatgatgagggtctggtctcc harbors:
- the LOC130404349 gene encoding zinc finger protein RFP-like, whose translation is MNRLEDRMCKKHERLLELFCQTEQVCVCQFCTEADHKSHPVVPLKEEYEVKTAQLGKIEAEVPQMIQERKLKIKEIKDRVELSNKDADREIAHGGKVFTALIGCVRKGRNEFNQTVKEKLKSTVKRAEDLIKELEQEIEDLTNRSSEVKRLSHTEDHLHFLQAFKSLKDPPPTRDWTTVEVRPPSYLGTLRRSLDQLDETLNMEMKKLRDDAELKRVQQYEVDVTLDPDTAHPQLILSENGKQVRDGGVRKKLPDNPKRFTSINRSAGSISVTSRSKALGLLSSNKRSPKH